Part of the Desulfuromonas sp. genome is shown below.
CAGGCGGACGCTCGGTCAGCAGAAACAGTCCGCATAAGAAAAGGGAGTGCAGGATCAGGCTGCTCAACCAGGGGATTGCCGGACGCATCAGAGAGCCCTGGTTTGCAGTGTCAACTTGCGGAAACCGAAGCTCTGGACCTTGTCCATCACCGAAACAAATTTTTGCAGCGGCAGTCCGGCATCGGCCCGGATCAGCACCGGTGTCTGCTTCGGATAAGCTGCCAGCTGCTGATCCAGGTTTGAAAAATCAAGTGCAACCTGGTTCAGGGTGAGCTCCCCTTCAACCGAAAGTTCCAATACAATTCCTTCACTGACCATCTGTGGCGTTGCCGACGCTTTCGGCAACTGGATATCCATAGCACCGGTCACAATAAAGGTTGAGGTGATAAGAACGATGGTCAGCAGCACCAACATGATATCGATAAAAGGAATGACATTAATGCTCTCAAACCCCTTGTCGTCCATACCGCCCCTCCCAGCTCAGAAGCTGTTCTTTTGCCCGACGCAGTAACAGGTTATACGCCGTGATCGCCGGAATCGCGACAACCAGGCCGGCGGCCGTTGCCTTGAGCGCAAGCGCCAGACCGGTCATGATGCTGTGGGTATCGACAATTCCGGTTTCTCCCATGCGATAGAAGGTCATCATAATGCCGAGAACCGTTCCGAGCAGACCGATATAGGGGGCATTACTGCCGATGGTCGCGATCAGATGCAGCCTCCGGGTCAGGGCGATTTCGACCTCCTCACGGTTCATCTCCCCCTCCGGTGTAAAAGAACGGTAAAACAGGTAACGTTCGATCGCAACCGCCACGGCAATGAAGCTCATCACACCCAGCAGTCCGATCACCCCGTAATCAATGGTCGTTTGCAGCCAGTCCATGCGTCTCTCCTTTTTTGTCTCGGCGGAGTGATTTGTACAAGGTCAAACCAGCAATTATACCGGGGACGGTGAAGCAACTGAGACAGCCGGAGCAACTCCCTGCACATCCCCGGCTGATCAACATCGAACCGAGGGCCCCGCCGCCGCCAATCAATGAATAGCCAAAATTACGATACCGGTTCATGTCGCACCTCCCTCGGCCAACTCCGATTTTTGGCAAGCACTCCGCCCGTAGCTGATTGCCCGGTCATGACAAACTTCCTGGCACTTGCCGCAGGGGAGGCAGGAGAGCTGATCAATCCGGTATCCCTCTTTTTCCTGACGAATCGCCGAAGTCGGACAGACCGGCACGCAATTGCCGCAATCGGTACAGCGGTGCTGATCAACCCGGACCCGCTTACCGAACCGACCCGAGATCCGATTCATCAAGCCGTCAATTGCACCGATCGGACACAGATAGTTACAGTAGGCGCGTCCGCCGCGGGCAAAAATTCCGAGCAACAGGATCAGGCCCAGGTTGACCATTCCCGCCGACCGTAAAAAATAGGCAATGTCGGCCGGCGAACCGAAACCGGCGCTGACCACCCGGGGAACAGCGGCAAAGTTACAATAATTACAGGCGAGGCTGCCGAGGCCAAGAGCCGGCGCCAGAAGGTAGATAGCAAAATAGCTGTACCGGATCGGGACCGCCGGAATGGCATTATAAGAAAGCTGCGGTCCGCGCGAGAAGAGCCGACTCCCGAACTCCAGGGCACCGCCAACCGGGCAGAGGTGACTGCACCAGAGCCGGCCGAAGAAAAATGTCACCACCAGGACTGTCAGAACCAGCAGTACCCCGGCCCAGCTCCGGAGCCAGCCAAAAAAGAAGGCACCGAGACTCGTTCCGTCGCGCCAGAGGAAGAACATGCGCGGGCACCAGGTGCCACAAAACGATTCGTCGGGACCGGTCAACTGGAACAACAGAACCAGTGGCGGCATGAAAAGTGCCAGACCGAGCAATAAATAAAGCGTGCGCCGGGGAAACAGCTTACGCCGGGACGGGTCAGTGCCGGGTGCCATGCGAACCTCCTTCGGAGTGCAAGTCTGCAAAAACAACCGGGATGCCGAGCAGTTTATTCCCGGAATCGTCAGCATAAAAATTCAGGCTCAACGGGCGCTCGCCATGCGGGCCCTCGCCGCTCGACTTTTTGCCAGGTTTGCCAGTAACCTCGTCACGGAGCAGGGAATCTTCGGTCTGCGGTTGCATCACGACCCAGAGGGCCAGCCGGTCCCGCCCCCGGACATCATTTAAAATTTCTCCGTTGAAACCGGGCTGCCGATGGATATCGAGCTTTACGATCGGCTCTGAATTGTAGATGCTGTACCGCATCGCCGGTTGCCCCTCCAGGGCGACACGAACATCGCCCTGCACCGGCGGCAATACGATGCCGGTCATGATCAGGGTGTAGTCATCCCGACCTGATTTAAGCATGAACGGATGCCGCACCTTGCCCCCCTTCATGTTGAGCATACCGATGGCGTGAGCTGAGTCACCAAAACGGTAGGATGCGGCAAACAGCGAAATACCGGCGGTCAGAATGCAGATCAGCGCGATCTTTAACCTGTGCATGAATGAACTCCTAGAAAAGGTAGCTGGCCTTGGCAAAAAAGGAACGCGGCGCGCCGGGTCGAAACACCAGGTCCCCGGCACTCTTTTTAACCTCCATGGCATATTTCTCATCGAACAGATTGCTGATATCGAGCACCAGGTCCCAGTTGCCGTATTCCCATCCCAGCATAAACTTGGAAATAAAATCGAAGCCCTTGTATTTTTCCGAATTGGCATTGTCAACCCAGTATTCGCCCCAAGTGGCGGTATCGAAGCGGGCCTTGAACCCGCTGTCGTGCCGGTAGGCGACAAACATGTCATATTGATGCCGCGGGATATACGGCAGACGATTGCCGCTACGGTCGAACAAAGTGACCACCGCTCCTGTACGCACCGGCTCGTCGAAAGTATCAAATGTAAAGTCGCTGCAGGTATAGGTGCCACCGGCGTTCAACCCGAGTGGCAGCATGACTTCGGCGGCTAGCTCGACCCCGAGTTTTTCGGTTTCTCCGGCGTTGCTGTAACTGGTCTGGTTTCCGGGAAGCACTGTCTGCACGATTTCATCCTTCACCTGTTGATAGAACAGAGTCAGGTCGAGACGATGCCCCTGTTGATGTCGTCCCTTGAAACCGACCTCGTAATTGGTGGTTACGGCGGGATCGAGCTGGTCATTCTCATTCAGTTCCGACGCCTGGGGGGTCTGGAATCCGGTGGAGATATTTCCAAACAGGCTCATCTGGTCGCTCAATGCCCAGGCCGCCCCGACCCTCGGACTGACATGGTCGTAGGTTTTATCGGTGGCGATGATTAACGGCGAGACGAAGATGTCATAACGGCTGAAGCCCCAGTTATATTCCTGGAAAACAGTTGAATTCAGATCGAAGCTGACGTGATCGTAGCGAACCCCCAAATCAACCGTCCAGTTTTTTGTCGGTCTGACTGATTCCTGAAAATAAACTCCGACTTTGCTGACCTCCTCATCGCTCGTCTCGGCCAGCGTGCCAATTGCGTCAGAGAGGGTGAAGTTGATCTGATCGTAAGCTGTGAACGGTGGAAACGGTTCGGTCGTCGGCGTGATATCGAGATCGCGGTAGGTGTATTTTTTGCCGTTGCCGTCATCCAGTTGCCCGGAGAGGCCTGCGGTCATCTCGGCGGCATTGTCGAAGAATTGATGCTGGTGACTGACCTGCAGGTCTGCCCCGAAAATATCGGCACCGCCGTCGTTGATTGCTCCCGGAACGGGATGGAAATGCTCCCAGCTTTGCACATACACAAGTGGTTTAAAATCCCAGTCGCCGACCTCCTTCTCCCAACGCAGATTGCCAGAAGCAATTTCACTGTAGCGACCACTGTGGCGGAAAACTTCGCTGGTCAGCTGGGACGGATCTTCGTTGAATTCGGTTTCCGTCAGGCCACCGGGCAGCTGCAGGTCGGCATCGGTGTAGCTGAACATTGCTGTCAGAGTACTCCCGTCGTCAAGGATATGCCCGACTTTCAGGCTCCCCTGCGTCGTCTTGAACTCGTTCCAGGCACGCCACCCGTCACTCGCTTTATGCGAGGCACTGAATGAAGCGAAGGTGTCTCCGCTCCCGGTGCCGTACAAAAGACTGTACTGTCGGGTGTTGTCACTGCCGAAACCGACCGAAGCCGCTTTATGTTCTTCGAAAGGATCGCGGGTAATAAAATTGACCACTCCGCCGGCAGCATTGGCCCCATAAAGGGTTGAGTTCGGGCCGCGGACTACATCGACCTGCTTGATCAGACTGGTATCGACGAAATCGAGCCGACTCATGCCGTCCGGATCGGTGATCGGCACGCCATCAAGCAGTATCATGATCTCACGAACGCCGTAGCGGGCCTTGAGACCGGCGCCACGAATAATCAAACGGGTATCGTACCCGCCGTTCTTGGATTCCGACTGAACACCAGCCAATCCGTTCAGCGCTTCTTTAACACCCATCAGCGGCAAATCAGCCAGCCGTTCCTCGCTGACCACACTAACTGCGGCCGGAACTTCGAGAATCTGGCGATCAGACCGGGTCGCGGTCACAACGATTTCATCAAATTCAGCAACGGTAGCCTCTTGTGCCGACACCCGGTTTCCGAAGAGGAAAAGAAACAGAACGATGCACAAGGTCCAGGGGCGGCATAAAGACACAAAATCCTCCATAAAATGTTATTATAGTATCAATTAACTGGTTAAAGTGTTACCATCAGGATACATAAATAACATCAACAGCAGAATCTTCCAAGAAATCCGCACAGACCTGTGGAGATTCATGATACTTTAATAACAGGAGACACTATGAAAGGGACCGATCGGCGCAAGGAACTGCTGCAATGGCTTGACGAGGAGAAAAGTCTTTCTTTGGCGCAGATTATCGAACGCTTCGCGATTTCCAAAATGACCGCGCATCGGGACCTCGAATCACTCGAAAACCGCAACGCTCTCAAACGGATTCACGGCGGAGCTGTTTCACTGAACAAGCCGGTCGCGGCACCGAGCCCGACCCAGAACCAGGCAACGGCACAGAGCAGCTGCACCATCTGTTACCGGCCGACAAACCAACATCTGCTCTATATTCTCACTTTAAAAAACGTGGAACAGAAGACCACCTGCTGTCCGCATTGCGGTGTCTCTGCGCACATGATACACGGCGACCAGGTGGCAATGGCCCTGGCGGCAGACTACCTGACCGGACGCCCGCACCCTGCCCAGGCAACCACTTTTCTTCTCGGAAGTGTTTCGCTCCCGTGCTGTACGCCTTCAATGCTGACCTTCGAAGACGCCGAAATGGCGAAACGGTTTCAGCTCGGGTTCGGCGGAACCCTGGGCAACCTGGAAAGTGCAATCATCTATCTCGAAGAGGAGATGAGCCTGCACAGCGACGAGGAAGGTTGTCCCCACTGCGCCGCGGCGGCGCGTAAAGAAAAAGTCTGAACGAAAATTGAATACCTGGTTGCCAAATCGTCTCGATTCGCGCCCGAAGATCCCAAGCGGTGACGCACAGTGCGGCGGCGACACAAACGGCGCCCCGCACAACTCAGCTTTTCTTGATAAACCGCTGATCCGACCTGGCAACCTTGACCGCGTCTCCACTCCGTTCAAGCCAACCGGAACGGATCGGCTCAGGCTGGTGAACAAAAACCGGCGCGTACGGCTTGATGTCGAGCAGCGGCGTCCCGTCAAGGATATCGACATTTTCGACATTCAGTACCGCCCCTTGCAGGCTGTTCAATTTAAGAATTGATAATCCGATCGGGTTCGGCCGGGACGGGGCGCGGGTGGCGAAAACACCACGTGGCTTGTTATCGAGAAAGGGGATAACGGTCAGGGCCGGCTTGCCGGCCCGGTGAAAATGGTAGAGGACAATGATGTGGGAAAAACCAGCAAGATCGCACAGCCCGTCAGCCAGGTCGGGATCGAGTTCGATCCGTCCAGGCACACCGGTCGCTCCGATCGGTTGAATCGGCATCTGCTCGAGGGTTTTATGCGGCGTCCGGATGACGCCGATCGGCTGCAATTCCACCCTGCAAAACCTCAGATGAGAAACATTTTGCCGCCCGCCATAACCAGCATCCCGGCCATCGCCTGCAGAATAATTTTGACCGGCAGATGCCGGCTGCCGCAGAGCGCGCCGATCGAGCCGCCGAGCAGAGCCACTCCGGCGAGCAACGGTGCATAATCGGGGACATGCTGCAGTGAGCTCAAGTGCCCGAGCAGTCCGGAGATCGAGTTGACCAGGATGAACAGGGCAGCGATGCCGGAGACCTCGCGGACCCGGGCCCAGCCGAGCAGGATCATCAATGGGCTGAGGAAAATACCACCGCCGACTCCGATCAACCCTGAGGCGAAACCGAGAACGGCACCGACCAGCATGGCAAGCGGCAGCGCCGGAGCACTCGGTTCAAAGTCCTGCCGATCCTTCCGGACAAACAGCCGCCAGGCGGCATAGAACAATACCAGCCCGAGCAGCGGCCGATAATACTCCGGCGGCAGATGAAAGGTGCCGCCGATAAAGCTGGCCGGAATCGAGGTTACAACGAACGGCCAGAATACCTTCCAGGAAAACTGTTTTGCCGACAGATAGAGATAAGAGCCGACCCCGGCGACGACAATATTGAGCATCAGCGCTGTCGGTTTGAGTGATTCCGGTGCCAGGCTGAACAGTGCCATGACCGCCAGGTAGCCGGATGCTCCACCATGGCCGACGCTCGCATACATCATGGCAACGACAAATATCGAAACGGCGAGAAATGGAATCAGTTCGGGGGTCATGATAAATCTCCTAAATATTTTCTCTTAACGCCCGTTCGCGCTGCTCACTCAAGACGCCAAGATGCAAAGAAAACAATAAAACTTTTTTGGCTCCTGGCGCCTTTGCGCCTTTGCGTTAATAAATGAATTTATGCACTTAATGCTTCTAAATCTATGTCCTGACCAACGATGCCGGCTGCATCGGCGCGACACTGCTTGCAGTGACGGGCCTGTGACAATATCAACTCGGCCTGGTTGCGGACAATCTCCATGGTCGCTTCGCTCGGCATGACACAGTCGGCAAACATGCCGACCGGAATAACCGGGATAATATTCATCATATCAGCGCCGAGGTTGCGAACTTCGACGGCCAGATCGATCGTTTCGTGGTCGTTGACCCCGGGGATATAGACATGGTTGACCTTGACCATCAAACCGGCTTCGGCCGCCGCCTTAAGCCCGCCGAGCTGACGCTCGAGCAGAATCGCCGCAGCGGTTTCACCGTCGAGTTTCTGGCCATCATATTTGATCCACTCATAAATCTTTGCACCGGTTTGCGGAGTCAGGGCGTTGATAGTGACCGTCAGGCTGTGCACGTCAGCAGCGAGGATCTGCGGCAATTTCTCCTCGAGCATCAGGCCATTGGTCGAGAGGCAGAGCGTCATCTCCGGAAACGCTTCGCGGACCAGTGAAAAGGTCTCGAAGGTTTTCGGATTGGCGAGCGGGTCGCCCGGGCCGGCGATGCCGACGACTTTAAGCTGGGCGCCCCCCTTCTTTTCCATATGTCTCTTGACCAGCTGCACCCGTTCAACCGCCTGTTCCGGAGTCAGCACCTTGCTGGTAACCCCGGGTCGGCTTTCATTGGCGCAATCGAAACGGCGTTCGCAGAATCCGCACTTGATATTGCACCCCGGCGCAACCGGCAAATGGATCCGACCGCCCTTGCTGTGATCACCACCAAAACAGGGATGGTCGGTCTCTTTTTTCATTGTCATCATCGGGCATCCAGTGGCCATGATTATTCTCCTTAATTCTAATTCTGTCTCACGCAAAGTTCGCGGAGTTTGCAGAGTTGAAAATCAA
Proteins encoded:
- a CDS encoding biopolymer transporter ExbD; protein product: MDDKGFESINVIPFIDIMLVLLTIVLITSTFIVTGAMDIQLPKASATPQMVSEGIVLELSVEGELTLNQVALDFSNLDQQLAAYPKQTPVLIRADAGLPLQKFVSVMDKVQSFGFRKLTLQTRAL
- the exbB gene encoding TonB-system energizer ExbB, translating into MDWLQTTIDYGVIGLLGVMSFIAVAVAIERYLFYRSFTPEGEMNREEVEIALTRRLHLIATIGSNAPYIGLLGTVLGIMMTFYRMGETGIVDTHSIMTGLALALKATAAGLVVAIPAITAYNLLLRRAKEQLLSWEGRYGRQGV
- a CDS encoding 4Fe-4S ferredoxin, encoding MLTIPGINCSASRLFLQTCTPKEVRMAPGTDPSRRKLFPRRTLYLLLGLALFMPPLVLLFQLTGPDESFCGTWCPRMFFLWRDGTSLGAFFFGWLRSWAGVLLVLTVLVVTFFFGRLWCSHLCPVGGALEFGSRLFSRGPQLSYNAIPAVPIRYSYFAIYLLAPALGLGSLACNYCNFAAVPRVVSAGFGSPADIAYFLRSAGMVNLGLILLLGIFARGGRAYCNYLCPIGAIDGLMNRISGRFGKRVRVDQHRCTDCGNCVPVCPTSAIRQEKEGYRIDQLSCLPCGKCQEVCHDRAISYGRSACQKSELAEGGAT
- a CDS encoding TonB-dependent receptor, whose protein sequence is MEDFVSLCRPWTLCIVLFLFLFGNRVSAQEATVAEFDEIVVTATRSDRQILEVPAAVSVVSEERLADLPLMGVKEALNGLAGVQSESKNGGYDTRLIIRGAGLKARYGVREIMILLDGVPITDPDGMSRLDFVDTSLIKQVDVVRGPNSTLYGANAAGGVVNFITRDPFEEHKAASVGFGSDNTRQYSLLYGTGSGDTFASFSASHKASDGWRAWNEFKTTQGSLKVGHILDDGSTLTAMFSYTDADLQLPGGLTETEFNEDPSQLTSEVFRHSGRYSEIASGNLRWEKEVGDWDFKPLVYVQSWEHFHPVPGAINDGGADIFGADLQVSHQHQFFDNAAEMTAGLSGQLDDGNGKKYTYRDLDITPTTEPFPPFTAYDQINFTLSDAIGTLAETSDEEVSKVGVYFQESVRPTKNWTVDLGVRYDHVSFDLNSTVFQEYNWGFSRYDIFVSPLIIATDKTYDHVSPRVGAAWALSDQMSLFGNISTGFQTPQASELNENDQLDPAVTTNYEVGFKGRHQQGHRLDLTLFYQQVKDEIVQTVLPGNQTSYSNAGETEKLGVELAAEVMLPLGLNAGGTYTCSDFTFDTFDEPVRTGAVVTLFDRSGNRLPYIPRHQYDMFVAYRHDSGFKARFDTATWGEYWVDNANSEKYKGFDFISKFMLGWEYGNWDLVLDISNLFDEKYAMEVKKSAGDLVFRPGAPRSFFAKASYLF
- the tsaA gene encoding tRNA (N6-threonylcarbamoyladenosine(37)-N6)-methyltransferase TrmO, whose protein sequence is MELQPIGVIRTPHKTLEQMPIQPIGATGVPGRIELDPDLADGLCDLAGFSHIIVLYHFHRAGKPALTVIPFLDNKPRGVFATRAPSRPNPIGLSILKLNSLQGAVLNVENVDILDGTPLLDIKPYAPVFVHQPEPIRSGWLERSGDAVKVARSDQRFIKKS
- a CDS encoding nitrogen fixation protein NifB; protein product: MATGCPMMTMKKETDHPCFGGDHSKGGRIHLPVAPGCNIKCGFCERRFDCANESRPGVTSKVLTPEQAVERVQLVKRHMEKKGGAQLKVVGIAGPGDPLANPKTFETFSLVREAFPEMTLCLSTNGLMLEEKLPQILAADVHSLTVTINALTPQTGAKIYEWIKYDGQKLDGETAAAILLERQLGGLKAAAEAGLMVKVNHVYIPGVNDHETIDLAVEVRNLGADMMNIIPVIPVGMFADCVMPSEATMEIVRNQAELILSQARHCKQCRADAAGIVGQDIDLEALSA